CCTACGCCGGAATGCTCCAGATCAAACAGAAACTGGTTCTGGTTCTGCAGAAGATCGAAAGAGAACTGAGAGGCGAGAAAGCCGGATTTTGATGTCCATGGAAAAGATAACTGTCAATGTTTACGGCGACAACTATCCTTTAAGGGTAGAGAACAGTGAACTGACCGGCAAAGCTGCCGGTGATGTCGATGGCGTCATGAGGCGCTTCGCTGCGAAAGCTCCCGATCTGGAGCCTAAAAAGCTGGCCGTACTGGCAGCGATTCAGTTTGCTGAAAAAAAGAATGAACTTGAAGAAGAGCTGTCG
This portion of the Chlorobaculum parvum NCIB 8327 genome encodes:
- a CDS encoding cell division protein ZapA, whose translation is MEKITVNVYGDNYPLRVENSELTGKAAGDVDGVMRRFAAKAPDLEPKKLAVLAAIQFAEKKNELEEELSQLRQKMARVNEFIEQNLH